A genomic stretch from Coffea arabica cultivar ET-39 chromosome 10c, Coffea Arabica ET-39 HiFi, whole genome shotgun sequence includes:
- the LOC113714203 gene encoding zinc finger BED domain-containing protein RICESLEEPER 2-like: MEQLNEVVDQELDIEENPDEMTEDELEIIEEHDNEGGGVGEQKGDGGNEEPAMPFEKKQRKKKSTVWDDMKIVKLDNGIEKVQCNHCKELFAKSTTGATSQHKRHLKACLQKKMAMGEQNRMKQQVLSFTEGPSDGITSITNFSYDHAKVRELASHMVLAHEYAFSMMDHVVFNKFMKAVSPFYKKITRQTVKEDCISTYQLEKRKLKSVLKSANRVSITTDLWKSGQKIQYMVVTGHFVDSDWVLQKRVLNFCNVPPPHTGVIIADALSKCFIDWGIENKISSITVDNASYNDACVRRLREDFSLRKRLSIAGKIFHVRCCAHILNLLVQDGLNQLGDVIDTVREGIKYLNNSEGRLNQFAKIAKQLQLPSRKLILDCPTRWNSTYLMLASALDFKDVFPRYEDIDPGFHYVPSDYEWLQVEEVCRFLGIFHEITNMISGSDYPTSNIFLVELYRIKELLNEKALDISDQIRAMALSMSAKFDKYWGETNVVLSLGAIVDPRYKMVLIYHAFPIIYGEEEAAVKIDEIKQLLYELYNEYVDTHFSSHAGEPPRQSVKRKHKEVSSSSAQSLGNVKKLGLPILTGKEKFQMHVSEIDKAPPEKSDLDIYLEESRYACDASANLDVLGWWKGERWRFPILSRMASDLLSIPVTTVASESTFSAGGRVIDDRRASMSVETVQMLLCGSNWIRNLHGIKTKSRDQSDVAESSTYHEVELPQN, encoded by the exons ATGGAGCAATTAAATGAAGTAGTAGATCAAGAACTGGATATTGAAGAAAATCCGGATGAGATGACTGAAGATGAGTTAGAAATAATAGAAGAACATGACAATGAAGGAGGAGGAGTAGGAGAGCAAAAAGGTGATGGCGGAAATGAAGAACCAGCAATGCCCTTTGagaaaaagcaaaggaaaaagaaatcaacGGTGTGGGACGATATGAAAATTGTGAAGTTAGACAATGGAATAGAAAAGGTGCAATGCAATCATTGTAAGGAGTTATTTGCCAAGAGTACAACTGGAGCTACATCTCAACACAAGCGTCATCTAAAAGCATGTTTACAAAAGAAGATGGCAATGGGAGAGCAAAATAGGATGAAACAGCAAGTGTTGTCTTTTACCGAAGGGCCATCTGATGGAATTACTTCGATCACAAATTTTTCATATGACCATGCCAAGGTACGGGAGCTTGCTTCTCATATGGTGCTTGCACATGAATACGCATTTTCTATGATGGATCATGTTGTATTCAATAAATTTATGAAAGCTGTGTCCCCATTTTATAAAAAGATTACCCGGCAAACTGTCAAAGAGGATTGCATTTCTACTTATCAACTGgaaaaaagaaagctgaaatCTGTATTAAAGAGTGCTAATCGAGTTAGCATAACTACAGATTTATGGAAATCTGgtcaaaaaattcaatatatGGTTGTAACAGGGCATTTTGTTGATTCTGATTGGGTGTTACAAAAACGTGTGTTGAATTTTTGTAATGTGCCACCTCCTCATACGGGAGTAATTATTGCTGATGCTTTGAGTAAATGTTTTATTGATTGGGGGATCGagaataaaatttccagcatCACAGTAGACAATGCTTCTTATAATGATGCTTGTGTTAGGAGACTTAGGGAGGATTTTTCTCTAAGAAAGAGGTTAAGTATTGCTGGAAAAATTTTTCATGTGAGGTGTTGTGCACATATACTTAATCTTTTAGTGCAAGATGGCCTCAATCAACTAGGTGATGTGATTGATACTGTTAGAGAGGGGATCAAGTACTTGAACAACTCTGAGGGTCGCCTAAATCAATTTGCCAAAATTGCAAAACAGCTACAGTTGCCCTCTAGGAAATTGATTCTAGATTGTCCAACTAGATGGAATAGCACATATCTCATGTTGGCTTCGGCTTTGGACTTCAAGGACGTTTTCCCGAGATATGAGGACATTGACCCTGGGTTTCACTATGTTCCAAGTGATTACGAGTGGTTGCAAGTAGAAGAAGTGTGccgatttttgggtatttttcaTGAGATCACTAACATGATTTCTGGATCCGACTATCCAACTTCTAACATCTTTCTTGTGGAGCTTTATAGGATTAAAGAGCTTTTAAATGAAAAAGCTCTTGATATTTCTGATCAAATTAGGGCCATGGCTTTGAGCATGTCAGCAAAATTTGACAAATATTGGGGAGAAACCAATGTGGTGCTTTCGTTAGGTGCTATTGTTGATCCAAGGTACAAAATGGTACTCATTTATCATGCTTTTCCGATTATTTATGGTGAGGAAGAAGCTGCTgtgaaaattgatgaaattaaacAGCTTCTTTATGAGCTTTACAATGAATATGTTGATACTCACTTCTCCTCCCATGCCGGGGAACCACCGAGGCAGTCGGTAAAGCGTAAACATAAGGAAGTGAGTAGTTCTTCGGCTCAATCTCTGGGGAATGTTAagaaacttggacttccaattCTTACTGGCAAGGAAAAATTTCAAATGCATGTTAGTGAAATTGACAAGGCGCCACCTGAAAAATCAGATTTAGATATTTATTTAGAAGAAAGTAGGTATGCTTGTGACGCATCTGCTAATCTGGATGTCTTGGGGTGGTGGAAAGGAGAAAGATGGAGGTTTCCAATATTGTCAAGGATGGCTAGTGACTTACTTTCTATTCCAGTTACAACTGTGGCTTCTGAATCTACCTTTAGTGCTGGGGGAAGAGTAATTGATGATCGGCGAGCTTCTATGTCTGTTGAGACAGTGCAAATGCTACTTTGCGGTAGTAATTGGATTCGCAATCTTCATGGAATAAAAACCAAGTCTCGT GATCAATCTGATGTTGCCGAGTCATCTACGTATCATGAAGTTGAGCTTCCTCAAAATTGA